The Natronoarchaeum mannanilyticum genome includes the window AGCGCGATCGCCAGCAGCGGCGGGACGAGCGATACCGCGCCGAACTCGGTGGCCATAGGCTACACTACCCTCTCCGGAGAGTAAAGTTCTCACCGAACCGAGCGCGAGAACGTAAATTCAACGCGAGAATTCAAACAATTCGGAATAAATCGGTGCGTCCGGCGTTCCCGGAGTCCGCCGATCCCCTCACAGTCGCTCGTCGAGCGTCGCCGCGGTCTTCCGACCGACGCCGTCGACCGACGCCAGTTCGTCGGGCGACGCCGAGCGGACGCCGTCGACGCTACCGAACCGGCGCAGGAGGCGCTTCCTGGTCTCGGGACCGATCCCCGGCACGTCGTCGAGCGCCGTCGAGACGTCGTCCCGCACGGTCTGGTGGTACTGCACCGCGAACCGATGCGCCTCGTCGCGGACGCGCTGGAGCAGGTGGAGCTGGGGCGCGTCGTCGGGCCAGTCGTAGGTCCGATCGGGCGTGATCACGAGCTCCTCGTCTTTCGCGAGCGCGACGGCGGGGACGTCCCAGCCGACTTCGTCGAGGGCGTCCCGGGCCGCCGAGAGCTGGCCCTCGCCGCCGTCGATCAGCAGGAGATCCGGATCGGGTCGGTCGCCCCGGCCTTCGACCGCCCGACGAGCGCGCCACTCGATCAGGGTTCGCATGTTGCCGTAGTCGTCGTTTCGCTCGTCGAGCTTCTTCCGGCGGTAGTCGGCGCTCTCGCGCGTCCCGTCGACGAAGGTGACGTCGCTGCCGACGACCGCCTTGCCCTGGGCGTGGCTCACGTCGAACCCCTCGATCCGGTCGGCGGCGTCGAGGTCCAGCGCGCTTTCCAGCGCGCCGACCTCGTCGCGGCGCCCGCCCGAGCGTCGGGCGTTCTTCAGCGCGAGTTCGACCAGCTTGGCCTCGCGCCCGGCGCCCGGCACGCGGACCGCGACGCCCTCGGCGTCGAGCCACGCTTCCAGCTCCTCGTCGTCGGGATGCTCGGGCAGGAGCAGGGCGTCTGGCAGCGTGCGCTCGGCGTAGTACTGCGGGACGAACGCGGCGAGCACGCGGGGGATCTGGTCGGGACCGCTCTCGGGTGCCGCGACGGTGTGCCGTTCCCGATCGACGAGTTGGCCGCCCTCGCTGTGGAGTCGCGCGACGGTGGCCTCCTCGCCCTCGACGGCGACGCCGAGCACGTCGACCGCGCGCTCGCCCCGATCATCCTCGCTGCTGACCGCGGCGCCGCCCTCGCCGTGGAAGCGCTCGACGGTTTCGAGGCGATCGCGGAGGTTCGCGGCGCGTTCGAACTCCCGGTCCTGCGACGCTTGCTCCATCGCGCTGCGGAGCGGCGTCGCGAGCACGCCCGTCTCGCCCTCGAAGAATCGGCGGACCGACTCGACGTCTTCGGCGTACGCCTCCTCGGAGATCTCGCCGGTACAGGGCGCGGTACAGAGTCCGACCTCGTAGTCCAGGCAGGGCCGGTCGCGCCCGGAGTACTTGTGGTCCGAGCAGCCCCGCACGCCGTAGGTCTCCCGGAGCGCCTTGACGACGGTCTCGACCTCGCCGCGGTTCGTGTAGGGGCCGTACACCGTCGCCGCCTCGTCGGGATCGCGCGTGATCTCGATCCGCGGGACGGCGTGATCGGTCAGCTGGACCAGCGGGTAGGACTTGTCGTCCTTCAGCCGGACGTTGTACCGCGGCTGGTGGCGCTTGATCATGTTCGCCTCCAGCAACAGCGCCTGCGTCTCGGTGTCGGTCACCGCGACGTCGATCGTCCGCGCGCGGTCGACCATCCGCGCGATCCGGCGGCTCCGCGGGTCGGCGTACGACCGCACGCGCGACCGGAGGTCGACCGCCTTCCCGACGTACAGCACCTGGTCGCCGTCGAGGAACTGGTAGACGCCCGGCTCGGCAGGCAGATCGGCTGCGCGCTCGCGGACCGCGTCGGCGTCCATCGGCGCGCGCTAGGCGGGCGGGAGGTTTGAGGGCTACGCCTGCGGGCGACGCCGCCGGAGCAGCGGCTCTGCGACCGAACGGGTATAGCGAACAGGTGGCAGCTTCAGGTTGCGACGCGGCGCGCCACGCGCCCGCCTCGGCCGGCGTCGCATCGAGCGGTCAGGGCACGGGGCGTCTGGTCGCGCCATCACTCATAAACGCACGGTGGGACGGGCGAGCGAACGTCGGTCGAGACCAACCGTTTACGGCCCCTGCGGCTCAACTCCACCCGTGCGCGACTTCCACCTCCACTCGAACTACTCCGACGGCGCCTTTCTCCCGGCGATGGTCGACGCCGCCGCCGCGGCGGGGCTGGAGGGGATCGGCCTGGCCGACCACTGCGTCGTCACGGAGCGCGAGGCGGCGCGAGACGAGCGCGCCCGCTACGGATTCACGCTCGACCAGACGTACGAGCGGCGGCGGCGGGCGATCGATCAGGCCCGCGAGGAGGCGGACGTCGAGATCTACGACGCCGTCGAAATGAACTACGAACCGCGCGACGAGGATCGGATCGAGGAGTTTCTGACCGACGCCGAGTTTCAGTATTCGATCGGGAGCGTCCACGCCGTCGACGGCCGATCGGTTCAGTCGGCCTCTGCGTTCGCCGACCTGAGCGAGGCGAAACTGGACCGCGTCGTCGACCGGTACTACGAGAACCTCGTCGCTCTCGTCGACTCCGAGCTGTTCGACGTCGCCGCCCACCTCGATCTACCCGAGCGGACGCCGCCGCTGCGCGGGCGAGCGACCGAGGACCACTACCGTCGGGTCGCGGCGGCGCTGGCCGACTCCCGTACCGTCCCCGAGATCAACGCCGGGCGGGCGCTGCGCGAGGCGTCGATCGTCCACCCGAGCGAGCCGTTTCTTGACGCCCTGCGCGAGCGCGGCGTCGGCGTCACGGTCGGCACCGACGCCCACCGACCGAACGAGATCGGCGACCGGGCGGCGTTTCTGGAAACCTATCTCGATGATCGGGACATCGACCCGGTGGCACCGCCGGGGCTGGAGCGGTGAGACCGGACGAACGTCGCCCCGGTGCGGTCAGTCAGCGTGCTCGGCGTCGGGAAGGTCCCCGTCTCGCGACGCGGCGTCGACGCTCGCGCGGTCGGCGCCCTCGTCGGCTCGCGGGAGCTGTAGCGTGATCGTCGACTCCGATTCGTCGGTCTCGAAGGTGACGTCGCCGCCGAGCGTGGAGACGCCCCACTTGACGAACCACAGTCCCATCCCGCTGCCGTGGTTGAGCGCGGTCTCCTGGCCGTCCTCCACGACGGCGATCTCGTGGTCGGGGATCGCCGCGCCCAGCATCCGGACCTCGACGTGCGAGAACTCCGAAGACGGGTGGCCGCTCGTCCGAATCTCGAACGTCGGCGCCTCGTCGGCGTACTCGAGGCAGCTTTCGAGGAGGTTCCGGAGGACGATCCTGAGGAGCCGCTCGTCGCTTTCCAGCGCGAGCGACCGCGGGACGTCGACGTCGATCGAGTGCCGATCGAGCGACGGTTCGGTCGCGAGCTCCTCGATCAGGTCGCTGAGCACGACGGTTTCGCGATCCGACTGGCGCTCGTTGGCCACCGCCTGCTCGAACCGGCGTGCCTTCGTCCCCAGCTCCATCAGCTCGGTCGTCGTCTCCTCGGCGGTCTCCAGCGTCGACTCGATCCCCTCGTCGTCGATCCGCTCGGCCGCCAGCTCCAGGTAGCCGTGGACGACGTTCAGGTCGTTGCGCAGGTTGTGCCGGAGCGTCCGGTTGAGCACCTGCAGGCGCTGTTCGCGCTGGCGCTCGACGGTGATGTCCTGCAGGACGAGCGTGTAGCCGACGCGCGTCCCCGCCGAGTCCCGGAGCGGCGAGGTCGACACCGCGTACTCGCGGCGGCGGCCGTCGCTACGGATCGTGACGGCCTGGTCCGTGCCGTCGAGATCGATCGAGCGGCCGATCAGGTCGGCGACGGGCGCGCCGACAGCGTCGGCGTCGTCCGAGTCGAACAGCGATTCGGCGGCGGCGTTGAGCCGGACGACCAGCCCGCCCTCGTCGAGCACGACGATCGGGTTGTCGATGTCGTCGATCGCGGTGCGCTCGGCGGCCCGCCGCGTCGCGGGCCGGGAGTCGAACATGTTGTTGCCGACGAAGGCGTACGCGTCCAGCGCGACGTGGGGCAGGAACGCCACCGCCATCGCGTTGAACTGCGGGACGGGGCCGAGCCCGAACAGCCAGACGAATCCGGCGATCCCCGGCGGGACGGCGCTCAGCGCGACCGCGGCCGCCTCGCGGCGGTACAGCGGGCCGTAGCTGAACACCGTCTCGAACAGGAGCAGCGTCGCCACCCCCGCCGACAGCGTCCCCATAGTGAAGGTGACGTACGCCAGCGGTTCGAGGGCGTACTCGGCGCCCGCGTGGCCGAACACCCGGACGACGTCGAAGTCGCTCCAGAGCAGTCCGAGCGCGGGATTGGCGGCGGCCAGCACCGTGATCAGTACCGGCACGCCCAGCAGGAGTCGGAACGGCGTCGAGCGGATCGTGCTCCCCCGACCGGTGTACGCCAGCGCGAACGCGAGAAACGGCACGCCCATCCAGGCGAGCGCGATCCAGGTGACGGTTCCGATCGCCTCGCGAACGAGCGGGTCGAACACCAGCAGTCCGACGCCGTAGGACGTCGAGAAGACGGTCACGGCGCTCATCGCGAGGATGAACCATCGCACGCCGGGCTGGCCGCGGTACCGGTAGAGGTAGCTGATCAGCGCCAGCGCGCCGCCGCCCGAGGCGAACGCTGCGAGCGTCAGCCACGGGAGCGACGACGAAACGACGTTCATTCGGTACTACCAGTACCTAGCGTTTATTCATAATAAGTTCCATTGCCGTTTCGGCCCGAACTGGGGTGAACACGGCGGTCGGCGAGTCAGGAGAGCTGCTCGCCGACGATATCGTCGGCCCGCTCGACGAACTCCGCCTCGGTTCCCGCGGGGACGGTCGCGCCCGCCGCCACGTCGTGGCCGCCGCCGTCGCCGCCGACGGCGCGCGAGGCCTCGCCCATCACTTGCGAGAGGTCCAGCCCCTTCCGGACCAGACTGTGGGTCCCCCGCGAGGAGACTTTCACTTCTTCCTCCGACTTCTCGGCGAACGCGACGATCGGCAGCCCGCGGTCGACGCCGTCGGCGCCGACGGCCATCCCCGCGACGATGCCGACGATCGTCTCGCGGATCCGATCCTCGGCGTGGAACCACTGGAGATTTTCTTCCCTGTTGACGCCTTCCTCCTCGACCCACTGAATCCCCTCCGAGAGGTTGCGCCGGTGGTCCCGGAGCAGCTGGCGCGCGCGTTCGAGCGCCGGCCCGCGGTCGCCGAGACAGACCGCCAGCCCCACGTCGGCCCGCTCGTACCTGGCGGTGGCGTTCAACAGGGTGGAGAACTCGCTGGCGTCGCGCAGTTCGGTGCCGACCGATTCGTCGGTCAGCGTGTAACTCGTCGCGGCGAGCCCCTCGATCTTGTCGGTCGGCACCCCCTTCTGGATCGCGTGCTGTATGAGCGCGTTGCTGACCTCGCTTTGCTCCTCTTCGTCCAAGTCGACCCAGCGGCGCCACTCGCCGTCGGACTTCAGGTCGAGATCGAGCTCGTCGAGGAAGCGCAGCGCGCCGCTCTCGTCGTTCGAGATCCCGGGGATGTTCACGTCGCTGGAGTACTCCAGCAGCTTGGGGAGCGGGCGGGTCTGCTTGCCGTACATCGCGAGGTCGGTCCCGGTCTCGAGGGCGTCCGCGGCGACGCCCTCCTCGACGATGCGCTCGTTTGCGCCGTGGAGCTCGCCGCCGCTGGCCTGCATGTCGCCGACGGCGCCGACGACCGCCAGCGCGGCCAGATCGCGGTTGTCGCCGCCCTCGGGTTCGAGCGCCCGCGCGAGGGCGTAGCTCGCGCCCGCCCCGGAGAGTTCGGAGGCGCCGTTGATGCCGAACAGCAGCGGGTTGAGGTGGAACTCGGTTTCGGGCGCTTCGGCGTCGGCGCCCTCGGCAGCCTCGCCGTCGGCGTCGTCCGCGGTCGCGGGCTGGTGGTGGTCCGCGATCACCGGCGTGAAATCGCCCGCGGCCTCGTGCTCGGCGATAATGTCGAGCTGGCCGCTACCGAAGTCCGTAAAGAGCGCCGTATCCGGCTCCAGTTCGGCGATACCGGCGATCTCCTCGGCGTCGAGCTGCTTGCTGAACACCGTCCGGAAGGGGATTCCGGCGCGCTCCAGGGCGCTGGCCGCGATCGCCGCGCTCGTCAGGCCGTCGGCGTCGATGTGGGAGGCCAGCACGACGCTGTCGGCGGATCGCAGGCGCTGGGCGCAGGCGTCGGCGCGCTCGGCGAGGTCCGGGATCGGCGCGTCCATCGGTCGCTACGAGGTTCGTCGGAATCCCGGATAAACCTGCGGAATCGGCTCGTCCGCGAGCCGAAACGTATCGCCCGGTCGCCGGGAGCGGTCCCGGAGACGGACCGACGCTCCGTCACTCGGTGTACGTCGGCGCCCCGTCCTCGATCGTCTCGCAGGCCAGCGCCTCGAAGTCGGCGCGTTCGGGCACGACGTCGACGTCGATCCCGAGCGACTCGGCTGTCTCGCGGGTCGGATCGCCGATGACGCCGACGGTCGCCGCCGCCAGCCCCTCGATCGCGGCCTCGCGGACACCCAGCTCCTCGGCGGCGTCGAGGAAGTGCTCGACGGTCAGCGAGGAGGTGAAGAGCGCGGCGTCGAGGTCGCCGTCGGCGGCCAGTTCGGCCGACTCGCCGGCTCCTTCCGGTCGGACGAGCCTGTAGAGGATCGTCTCGTGGACGTACGCGCCGGCCGCCGCTAAGCCGTCGGTCAGCACCGCGCTACCGTGGTCGCTCCGGGCGACCTCGACGCGGGCGCCGTCGACATCGTCTTCGAGGGCGTCGACGAGGCCCGACGAGGAGAACTCCTCGGGGACGACGTCGACGTCGTAGCCGGCCTCGCGGAGCACGTCGGCCGTTGGCTCGCCGATGGCGCAGACCGTCGCGTCGCCGGGGTCCCAGCGCTCGGCGCTATCCTCCGAGCGCAGTCCGGCCGCCAGTTCGACGCCGGTCTTGCTCGTCAGCACGACGAAGTCGGCGTCGGAGCGAGGCCGGGCGCCGGTCGGCTCGACCGCCAGCATCGGGTCGGGCACCGGCGTCGCGCCGAGCGACTCGATCAGCTCGACGGCGTCGGCGAGGCGTTCGTCGTCGGGGCGGAACGCCGCCACCGTCATCTCGCGGGGCACGGCTCACTCCCCCTCCGGCGCGCCGAAGACGTCCCGGTCGGGACGGTCGGCGGCGTCGGCGTCCGGCTCGTTGTCCAGAAACTCCAGCACGCGCTCGCGCGTCGCGGCGACCTCGCCGATCACGGTGATCGCGGGCGGCTCGATGCCGGCCTCGTCGCGCACGTCGACGATGGTGTCGAGGTCGCCCGTCGCGACGCGCTGGTCGGGCCAGGTCGCCCGCTCGACGAGCGCGACGGGCGTGTCGGCGTCCATCCCGGCCTCGCGCAGCGCGGCGGTGTAGTCGGGCAGTTTGCCGACGCCCATCAGCACGACGAGCGTGCCGCCGGTCGCCGCCAGAGCGTCCCAGTCGACCGCCGACTCCGCCTTGGTCGGGTCCTCGTGGCCGGTCACGAGCGTGACGCTGGAGGCGTGGTCGCGGTGGGTCGCGGGGATGCCCGCGACTGCGGCGCCGGCGATCGGCGAGGTGACGCCCGGCACGACCTCGACGGGGACCGACCGCTCGGCGAGGTGGACCAGCTCCTCGCCGCCGCGGCCGAACACGAACGGGTCGCCGCCCTTCAGCCGGACGACCGTGTTCCCTTCGCGCGCGAGTTCGACGAGCCGGTCGTTAGTGTACTCCTGGGAGGTGCGCCCGCCGCCGGCGCGCTTGCCGACGTCCTCCCGTTTCTCCTCTGGAATTAGGCCGATGATGTCCGGGCCCGGCAGCTTGTCGTGGAGCACGACGTCCGCCTCGTCGAGCAGCCGGCGGGCTTTCACGGTGAGCAGGTCCGGGTCGCCGGGACCGCTGCCGACCAGATAGACCTTGCCGTCGGCCGGTTCGGTGGCGGCGTCAGGATCCCGAGCGTTCATGCCGACTCCTCTCGCTTGGCTTCGGCCTCCTCGTCGTCGCGCCGGGCCTGCGCGATCAGCTCGTCGGCGCCCCGATCGGCGAGGTCGGCGGCGAACGACCGGGCCGCCGAGACGTGATCCTCGGCCGGCAGGTCGCGGCTCGCGGCGACCGACTCCGATCCGTCGCGGCTGAACACCTGCACGTCGACGTGGACGTACTCGCCCTGCAGCACGGCGTGGACGCCGATCGGGGCGACGCAGCCCCCGCCGAGTTCGGCGAGGATCGTCCGCTCGGCGGTCGTCTCGATGCGCGTGCGGGGATTGTCCAGAATCGTCGTGATCGCCTCGCCGGCCTCGTCGTCGAGGGTCGTCACCGCGAGCGCGCCCTGGCCCGGCGCCGGGACGAACCGCTCGGTCGGAAGCTGGCGGTAATCGACGCGGTGGGCCAGGCCGCTGCGATCGAGACCGGCCTCGGCGAGCACGATGGCGTCGTACTCGACGTCGGGCTCGCGTTCGAGCGCCCGGCGCTCGATCTCGTCGAGCTCCGAGAACCACGTCTCGACGTCGCGCTCGTACGGGTGCTCGTAGTCGTCGTTGTCGACGTTCTCTTTCTTTTCCTTCTCGGCGTCGGTGCGGGCCTCGTGTTCGGCCTGCAGGCCGGGGGCGAGCAGCTTCTCGATCCGGGTGTCGACGTTACCCCGGAGCGGCTCGACCGTCAGATCGGCATCGCTGTCGAGCAGTTGGGCCTGCCGGCGCAGGCTCGAGGTGCCGACCGTGGCGCCGTCGGGCAGCTCGTCGAGCGTCGCCCCGTCGGGCGTGACCAGGGCGTCGCCCGGCGCGGCCCGCTCGGGGACGCCGGCGACGATCAGCTCGTCGGGCTGTTCGGTCGGCATGTCCTTCATCGAGTGGACGGCGGCGTCGACCTCGCCCTCGATGACCTTCTCGTCGAGGCTCCGGACGAACGCGCCGGTCTTGCCGAGGCGGTGGATCAGCTCGTCCTGGATCTGATCCCCGGTCGTCTCCACCTCCACCAGTTCCACGTCGTAGCGGCGGTCCTCTAAGGCCGCCTTCACCGTCGCCGCCTGGCGGAGCGCCAGATCGGAACTCCGCGTCGCCAGGCGTATCGGGCCGCGAGTACTCATACGCGCCTCTCGGGGGGCCACGGTGAAAAGGACACTCTTTGGCCGAGCGCGCGGCGTCGGGGCGGTGCAGTCGATCGAGAGTCGGGGCGACGTTCGGGCGGCGCGCTACAGTCCGACCTGCTGAACCCGCCGGAACAGGTAGTAGCTCGCGACGACCGGCGCGTAGCCGGGGACGAACAGCCCCGCGGCGCCCAGCAGCACCCACGTCTCGCGGTCGGGGGACCAGTCGGTTCCCGCCGAGTCGGTGGGCAGGCTCCGGAGGTCCTGGTGGAGCGCCAGCGGCAGCGCGAGCGTCACGAGCAGCGCGGGCGTCCCCAGCACCAGGATCGTGACCTTCGGCGAGAGGAACACGCCCGCCGTCGGCAGCGGGCTGCCGAGCACGACCGAGAGAGTGAACATCGGCGCCAGCGCGAGCGTGAGCGTGTACACCACCGGGACGGCCGCGACGAGGTACCACCAGCGGCTCCCGGCGCTCGCCAGTTGCTCTTCCTCGGAGCCGATCGAAGACGCCTGCGAGGCGGTGGCGTCGGACACGTGTCGAGATGCGCGAAGTAGTTCTTAAGTATGCGGTGGTTACCCGGGTGAAGCCGTCCATGAGAACGAGCGTCGTCGAGTCGCCGGACGCCGAAATCGCTCGGCCGGGACTACATCTCCGGAAGAAGTAGCTGTTCGATCCCGAACGTCAGAGCCGCTCGGCCGACCGGGCCTGATCGGTCCGCTGGCGCGCCTGATCCAGGCGGCGGTCGGTCGCGCGTTCGCGGTCGTCGGGCAGGTCGCCGCGGGCTTCGGCGAGCCGCTCGGAAACGCGTTCGAGTCTGGCGACGACGGTTTCGAGCGACGCGTCGGCCCGTTTCCCCTCGCCCGACTCGGCTCGGGCGGCCGCGCGTTCGGCGGCGTCGGCGACGGCCTCGAGAGCGTTTGCGAGTCCCCGGACGGCGTTCTCCGATCCGGAGGCGTCGTCGGTGTCGTGGCCCGCCACGGAGTCCCGCGTCTCGGCGGCGACGTCGGCGACGTACGCGGCGAGCGATCCTTTCCCGGTGTCGGGTTCGTCGACCCGAACGCTCGCTTCCGACGCGGGAGTGACCCGGAAGGCGCCGATTTCGCCCTCGGCGTCCCGCACCTCGGTCGTGTAGGCGCCGTCCCGGTGGACGTACACCGAGTCGGGGCCCGAGAGGTCGGCGTCGTACAGCCGACCGGCGAAGTCGTCCTCGACGGCGAGGTCGGTCAGGTCGGCGTCCGTCCCGTCGGCGTCGACGGCCAGCCGCACCGAGTTTTCGCGGGCGACCAGCGGGATCTCGCCGTCGGCGCCCGCGACCGTGGGCTCGCCGCCCTCGTCGGCGACGGAGACGGGTTCGCTGTGGGGTTCGACGCCGGCGCCGTTGACCGTCAGGCGGTGGTCGCCGGCCGGCACGTCTCGAAGCATGGCGACGCCGCCGAACGTCGGGACGGCCTCGGGATCGCTTTCCAGCAGCGCGATCGTCTCGACGGGCGAGAACCGCGTGGTCAGCCCTTCGCCGTCGGGTGCGTCGTCCGACGCGACCGCCTCGGTGACTCCGGCGACGACGGTGTTGACCGTGGAGGGAGCGCCCACCGCGTCGTAGCGGTCGGCCAGCGCGGCGCGGTGGTTCGGCTCCGAGATGTCCGCGGCCGGGTTATCGTACCGGGACTGCTCCCAGGGCGCGCCGGTCGCTGTGATGTGACTGGCGAACGCGTCCTCGACGAACGAGGGCACGGCGAACTCGAAGCTCAACTGCGGGCCGTTGAACCCGGAGATGTGTTCGACGTCGCTCGCGGGGACGAGGTCGTACGCCACGTCCGGGTCGCCGTCCCGGTCGGCGTGTTCGAACACCAGCCCCGTCGCCCGGTCGGGGAGTTCCCGCGGCGGCGAGGAGAGCGCGTCCAGCGAGCGCACGGTCAGGTCCTCGGGGACGAGGTCCGTCCGCTCGACGTGGGGAAGCCGGTCGTGCTCGTACAGCGGCGCGCCGTCGAGTTCCGGCACGACGTAGGGGAGACGCCCGCCTTCGTCCCGCGGGAGGCCGTACGCCGCCGGAATCTCCGCGAGATCGCCGAGTCCCTCGATGGCGCTGTTGGTGATGTCGGCGAAGCTGGCGTCGCTCGAGAGCCGCTGGAACCGGTCCGCCTCGTCGTTGATCGACAGCGCGCTCGAATGGGAGCCCAGTTCCGAGAGGATCCGCGGGACGGTCCGCTCGGGGTCGAGGAACTCGTTGTTCGGCACCGACCGGGAGTGGGAGCTGGCGACGAACAGCTGCGGTTCGGCGGATTCGGGCCGGGTGCCGCCGTCGTCGGTACGGAACTCCGAGACGTCGACGAACGCGTGTAACACCTCCCAGTCGTGCCAGTGGAAGTTCGTCGTGAACTGGTCGAACGCCGAGTAAAACCAGAACTGAACCACCGCCAGCGGCGAGTCCTCGTAGGCCACGCCCCGGAAGAACACGGTCGGAGCGGGCGGCTCGCCCGACTCCTCGTACTGTCGGGTGTACTCGTCGAGGGCGTCGAACCCGTCGACGACCGTCTCGCCGTCGCGCTCGCGCTCGTAGGGGCGCGGGTCGGTCGGGAACCAGGGCTCGCGCTCGTCGAAGTACAGCGTCGGCGCGAACCGTTCGGCGAGCTCCCGAACCTCCTCGTCGGCGAGCGCTTCCGTGGCGGCGTCTTCGTCGGCCTCGAACAGCGAGCAGCCTGCCAGCGACGCCGTTCCGGCGCCCGCGAGCGCGCCGAGGACGGTTCGGCGGTCGACCGCCGCGGGATCGCCGTCAGTCACGGTACCAGCCGCCACAGACTGGTCGTTTCGCGGCGGTCTTGCGAGTCATAGTTGTCCTGTGGACGGGCGCCGAATATGCCTTCTGGCAGGCGAGTGCGAATCGAGCGCGCCTGGCGTCGAAGAGCAGCCGGCACCGAAGCGGGCGCTCCGGAACCGCGATGCCGAAGAGGACAATTCGGAACCGCGACGCCGAGCGATGCCGGGATTTCCGGTCCGGGCGGGGCTACAGCGCCTCCCGGTAGGCGTCGAGCGCCGTCTCGACGTCCTCCTCGGTGTGGGCGTAGCTGACGAACTGAGACTCGAACTGGTTCGGCGTCAGGAACACGCCCCGCTCCTTCATCGCGGGCCAGAACAACCGCTCCCAGCGCTCGGTGTCGCAGTCGGCGACGTCGGCGGCGTTCTTCGGGCAGTAGTCGTAGCGCGGGCAGTCCGGGCGCTGCTCGCAGCCGGCCTCGCAGTGGCCCTCGGTCGCGTCGGGACCCTCGCGCGTGAACATAACCTTGAACATGCTGTCCGTGCCGGCGACGGTGTACTGGGGCGCCTGGTCGTGAATGATCTCCGTCAGGTCCCGCCGAAGTTTCTCACCCAGCTCGTTCACGTGCTCGTACACGTCGTTCTCCGCAGCGTACTTGAGCGACTCGTAGCCCGCGGCCATCGTGACCGGGTGGCCCGAGAACGTGCCGGACTGGAACACGTCGCCCGAGGGCGTGAACTCCTCGATTATCTCGGCGGGGCCGCCGATCGCGCCGACCGGGAACCCGCCGCCGACGATCTTTCCGAACGTCGTCACGTCGGGGGTGACGCCGAACTTCCCCTGGGCGCACTGGAGGCCGCCGACGCGGAAGCCCGTGATGACCTCGTCGAAGATCAGCAAGGCCCCGCGGTCCTCGGTGACGTCGCGCAGGGTCTCGAGGTAGCCGTCTTCGGGCATCACGATGCCGGAGTTGCCCAGCAGCGGCTCGGTGAGCACGGCCGCGATGTCGTCGCCGTGGGCCTCGAACGCCTCGTGGATCGCGTCGAAGTCGTTGAACGGCACCGGCAGCGTGTGTTCCGCGAACTCCTCGGGAATGCCCGCCGTACTCGGCCCGTGGTCCTCGACGTCGCCCTCGACGAGCGTCGACTCCTGAGCGCCGTGGTAGCCGCCCTGCATGACGACGATCTTGTCCCGGCCCGTGTAGCCCCGCGCCAGCCGAACCGCCGAAACGGTCGCTTCCGTGCCGGAGTTGACGAAGCGCGTCATCTCGACGCTGGGGACGTGGCGGGCGACGAACTCCGCGAGGTCGACCTCGACCTCCGTCGGAGCGCCGTACATCGGCCCCTCGCTGACCGCCGACTGGACTGCGGCTTGCACCTGATCCGGCAGGTCGTGGCCGTACAGCAGCGGGCCGTAGCCGTTGACGAAGTCCAGGTAGCGGTTGCCGTCGGCGTCGACGACGTGGCCGCCGTCGCCCCGCTGGACGAAGAAGGGGTACGGACGGATCGCCCGCACGGAGGAGTTGACGCCGCCCGGAATCGCCGACAGCGCCCGGTCGTACAGGTCGCGAGAGCGGTCGTGGTTCATGCTCGCACGGTGGCGCTCGCGCGTAAAGTCAGTACCGAAGCCAGCGAGGAAGCGCGTCGAACGGCGGTCCGAAGCGACGCTATCGGTCGTCGAAAACTGCGAGAGAGGATGCGACGCGGCCGCGGGAGCCACCCGCGAGCCGGTCGCGAAAACGGCCAAACCGAAGCAGAGGCAACGGACCGAAGGCGTCGTGCCGGAACAGGCCGGCGCGCGGCGCCCCTACACTGCGTCGGGCCCTCTGTTACCGGTGCGGACCTGCAGC containing:
- a CDS encoding excinuclease ABC subunit C encodes the protein MDADAVRERAADLPAEPGVYQFLDGDQVLYVGKAVDLRSRVRSYADPRSRRIARMVDRARTIDVAVTDTETQALLLEANMIKRHQPRYNVRLKDDKSYPLVQLTDHAVPRIEITRDPDEAATVYGPYTNRGEVETVVKALRETYGVRGCSDHKYSGRDRPCLDYEVGLCTAPCTGEISEEAYAEDVESVRRFFEGETGVLATPLRSAMEQASQDREFERAANLRDRLETVERFHGEGGAAVSSEDDRGERAVDVLGVAVEGEEATVARLHSEGGQLVDRERHTVAAPESGPDQIPRVLAAFVPQYYAERTLPDALLLPEHPDDEELEAWLDAEGVAVRVPGAGREAKLVELALKNARRSGGRRDEVGALESALDLDAADRIEGFDVSHAQGKAVVGSDVTFVDGTRESADYRRKKLDERNDDYGNMRTLIEWRARRAVEGRGDRPDPDLLLIDGGEGQLSAARDALDEVGWDVPAVALAKDEELVITPDRTYDWPDDAPQLHLLQRVRDEAHRFAVQYHQTVRDDVSTALDDVPGIGPETRKRLLRRFGSVDGVRSASPDELASVDGVGRKTAATLDERL
- a CDS encoding PHP domain-containing protein, encoding MRDFHLHSNYSDGAFLPAMVDAAAAAGLEGIGLADHCVVTEREAARDERARYGFTLDQTYERRRRAIDQAREEADVEIYDAVEMNYEPRDEDRIEEFLTDAEFQYSIGSVHAVDGRSVQSASAFADLSEAKLDRVVDRYYENLVALVDSELFDVAAHLDLPERTPPLRGRATEDHYRRVAAALADSRTVPEINAGRALREASIVHPSEPFLDALRERGVGVTVGTDAHRPNEIGDRAAFLETYLDDRDIDPVAPPGLER
- a CDS encoding histidine kinase N-terminal 7TM domain-containing protein; this encodes MNVVSSSLPWLTLAAFASGGGALALISYLYRYRGQPGVRWFILAMSAVTVFSTSYGVGLLVFDPLVREAIGTVTWIALAWMGVPFLAFALAYTGRGSTIRSTPFRLLLGVPVLITVLAAANPALGLLWSDFDVVRVFGHAGAEYALEPLAYVTFTMGTLSAGVATLLLFETVFSYGPLYRREAAAVALSAVPPGIAGFVWLFGLGPVPQFNAMAVAFLPHVALDAYAFVGNNMFDSRPATRRAAERTAIDDIDNPIVVLDEGGLVVRLNAAAESLFDSDDADAVGAPVADLIGRSIDLDGTDQAVTIRSDGRRREYAVSTSPLRDSAGTRVGYTLVLQDITVERQREQRLQVLNRTLRHNLRNDLNVVHGYLELAAERIDDEGIESTLETAEETTTELMELGTKARRFEQAVANERQSDRETVVLSDLIEELATEPSLDRHSIDVDVPRSLALESDERLLRIVLRNLLESCLEYADEAPTFEIRTSGHPSSEFSHVEVRMLGAAIPDHEIAVVEDGQETALNHGSGMGLWFVKWGVSTLGGDVTFETDESESTITLQLPRADEGADRASVDAASRDGDLPDAEHAD
- a CDS encoding DHH family phosphoesterase; the encoded protein is MDAPIPDLAERADACAQRLRSADSVVLASHIDADGLTSAAIAASALERAGIPFRTVFSKQLDAEEIAGIAELEPDTALFTDFGSGQLDIIAEHEAAGDFTPVIADHHQPATADDADGEAAEGADAEAPETEFHLNPLLFGINGASELSGAGASYALARALEPEGGDNRDLAALAVVGAVGDMQASGGELHGANERIVEEGVAADALETGTDLAMYGKQTRPLPKLLEYSSDVNIPGISNDESGALRFLDELDLDLKSDGEWRRWVDLDEEEQSEVSNALIQHAIQKGVPTDKIEGLAATSYTLTDESVGTELRDASEFSTLLNATARYERADVGLAVCLGDRGPALERARQLLRDHRRNLSEGIQWVEEEGVNREENLQWFHAEDRIRETIVGIVAGMAVGADGVDRGLPIVAFAEKSEEEVKVSSRGTHSLVRKGLDLSQVMGEASRAVGGDGGGHDVAAGATVPAGTEAEFVERADDIVGEQLS